The genomic segment TTGGGTTATTATATTTGGCTGGTGTAAAGAAGGCTCAGCATCTGAACACCGATGAATTATGGTCTACCGACGGTACAGCTCCTGAATTTTTCTCGGCAACTATGTCTAAAAGACGTTTTCATACTCTCGTACAAGCAATTCGTTTTGATGATCGTAATAGTAGATTAGAGCGAAAAAAGACTGACAACCTAGCGCCAATCAGATATATTTTTGACCAGTTTTTAAAATCATGCATAGAAAGTTACACAATAAGTGAATACGCTACTATCGATGAAATGTTAGAAGCATTTCGTGGGAGGTGTAAATTTAGGCAATATATAGCCAACAAACCCGCCAAATATGGCATCAAAATATACGCTCTTGTTGATGCTAGAACATTTTATACTTCCAACATGGAAATATACGCTGGAAAACAGCCCCCAGGTCCATTTCAAAAAGATAATAGTGCAGCTTGTGTAGTGAAACGTCTAATAGAACCAATTGATAAATCCGGGCGCAATATTACAatggataattattttacatctgTACCTCTCGCCAACGAATTATATGCAAACCACCGGCTTACTATTGTAGGAACATTACGGAAAAACAAAAGAGAGATTCCACCAGagtttactaatataaaatcacGTCCATTACAAAGTACAATGTTTGCATATGGACAACATACAAACAACAGTCTTCTTTGCTCGTAtgttcctaaaaaaaataaaaatgttttaatgttatcaaCAATGCATCGTGATGATTATATTGACCCAGATTCGGGTGATTTGAAAAAGCCAGAAGTAATAACTTTCTACAATTTGACCAAAGGTGGAGTTGATGTAGTAGATCGACTAAAAACTGAATATTCAGTAACAAGAATAAGTAACCGTTGgccatttacaattttttgtagTCTGTTGAATATTGGAGCAATAAattcacaaataatttataaaacgaaTACGAATGATATATTTACTAGAAGACAATTTCTTACAGACTTAtgcaaaatattaacaaaacccCATTTGTTAAAACGTGCAACAATACCTAGTCTTGGATTATCAATTCGccagaaaatacaaaatattacaggATTTCAAGCAGCACCAAAGGAAAACACTCCTCAAGGAAAGCCACGATGTACATACTGTCCAATACGTAAAAATAGATTCACACAGCATCAATGTAGCATTTGCTCCAAACCAATTTGCAAGGAACATACTGCATCAACTAACCTAATTTGCCTCATTTGTAATAATCCTCAAGATTcagatgattaatattatttcaattttttgcatgtatacataaatttagggttttaatttatcagtacttttttttttcaaattaaatataaaaatgtaaaatgtattgtaagaaTGTATACAGTTAACCTATTTACTCAtttgtaattcattttaatgattaatataattaaaagtttttgataTTAGTACATTATTAACTTGgggtttttttaatgtatttcaataaCAGCTTTAAAACACCTAAAGTGGTAAAATTAAAGTGGCACAAGTAtctcatatatatattgtcttttgtaaataatgcaataaatataaattgtataaaacggAATTTGtgttttgatgaaattaaataaactaattgaGTGTTAGAAAAAATCTAACACGCGAGCAATTGCGTAAAAGACAACGCGCGAGTTATCGCGGGTTAATGAACGTATGAAAACCACATCTATACCTTCCTTCATTCATTTCCCGAGTTTTATCGATGACCATAAACCCATAATCACTATGATTCCAACATAAATGAGAAATTTTACGAAATTCTGAGAAATCCATATCTGTAGACGAATGATCGTTGAATATATGTCGTAAATTTGTATCATCTTGTTTCAGTATTATTAAGAAGTTTGCGTTATCTCTTACTAgctgttttgatattttagaatatgtttgtgctaaataaaatacagagcTAGCACCTGAATGTCTGCCCATGCTAAAGTATTCTCTGATTACGGATTGTGGACCACATATCACATCATCAAAAAtgataatagaatttttttagttaagtttGGTTTTATAACCTTATCAGCGtttgtaaatatgaaaaaattagcaCCTTTAAtatcatctattattttttttcagtaagaCATATTTTTCCTGATTAGAGGTTTtcgagtataaataaatattttcaaatcttaaccCGTTTGCATGTGTGATCAATTATACCTTATATTTGGTTTTNNNNNNNNNNNNNNNNNNNNNNNNNNNNNNNNNNNNNNNNNNNNNNNNNNccagaaaaatacaaaatattacaggATTTCAAGCAGCACCAAAGGAAAACACTCCTCAAGGAAAGCCACGATGTACATACTGTCCAATACGTAAAAATAGATTCACACAGCATCAATGTAGCATTTGCTCCAAACCAATTTGCAAGGAACATACTGCATCAACTAACTAATTTGCCTCATTTGTAATAATCCTCAAGATTcagatgattaatattatttcaattttttgcatgtatacataaatttagggttttaatttatcagtacttttttttttcaaattaaatataaaaatgtaaaatgtattgtaagaaTGTATACAGTTAACCTATTTACTCAtttgtaattcattttaatgattaatataattaaaagtttttgatattagtacattattaacttggggttttttttaatgtatttcaataaCAGCTTTAAAACACCTAAAGTGGTAAAATTAAAGTGGCACAAGTAtctcatatatatattgtcttttgtaaataatgcaataaatataaattgtataaaacggAATTTGtgttttgatgaaattaaataaactaattgaGTGTTAGAAAAAATCTAACACGCGAGCAATTGCGTAAAAGACAACGCGCGAGTTATCGCGGGTTAACaatcaatttatcaatatcaCAGGTCCCTATGTCTATAAGGGTTGACATAGACCATACTCAAGACgcataatcaatattttatatcatacaatggtaattaaaatgtcataggtataattaacattaatgtcCTAGAAAGAGCCAAGACgcattatgcattattattgatgtttctTGATTGAAATTCCAtaacaaaatgtcaaataaataaaatgttagatTCTGATGGGGTATTGcatgtattgaatttaaatataatatatgttcttTTGAGTGTATGAATTTTGGTAGGAACAATAACAAATCGTAacgttcgtgaagttggcccactaCAAGTATTTCAAATGTATGCATAAGTACAATACAACACAATTACATCAAGCTGTGTTAGAACTTAGAGGTATAAATAGATATTAGACTCAAGGTTTTGGAACTATGGATCAAATTACtacattaaaatgaaaatatttttatgagaggttgtatttatttataattataaacttaaatttaatcttcttcaatgaaaaaaaaaaaatgttttcatagtTACTTAAGTAAACTCATTGTAAAACCTATTGAGTctcaaattataatcataaaggGATACCTtagttagttaataattaataccaaaaCCGTTAtgcctattttattttgtaatttttaaataggcaCTTTAACTACTTTGAGTACCAGTTACCATTTGGTTAATCAACAAATTTTGAATCACTTGCGTCCCACTAGGCATGTGAGGACCAAGTTTTTGGCTAACTCTCACAGGATAAAATATGCTACAGAGCAATACCAATTAGGACAAATATCCATATGGCAATTTCTTCTGCGTTGTTCGTAACCAGCGCAGCATATGAATTAAGGCAGCAAACCTGGGCTTTGAGAATGAATGATGCTGATGTTGATGCTGAATCAGACCACAATGTTCCAGCAGACGCAGTCCCAGTACCAGATCACATTCCCAATGTTATTGATCGACAGCCAGTGGAAAATAATAACTTGCATATGGATATAAATCAACCATTTAATGATGCACCAGGTTCACCGCCAATTATGAACCCTCCAGATTCGCCAAATGTACCTCAGCCGCCAGACAACAGAAACTTGTGCATGACATGCTTGGTAGTGTCTCTAGCTGAAAGTGAACAGCAATATATAGTATTGCCATGTGTGCAAGGCAGTTGGAACAACAAAACTCTGTATGCCCAATGTGTAGAgcagaaaatgtaatttttcaacgagtgtttttttcttaaatattctattttaatccttttaaaaatgaaataaataaatgataatttatgattaaaactgaagtttataaattatattataaaaaggtcTGAAAAAGCTTATCtccagaaaataatataaaaatagtttgtctatatatttttcagatttcCTAATTTATCTAAGAATTAGGTATCGGTTTAGTACTTCGCTGTACCAATAAAGTGTTGTTACTGTTTCATTAAAAACcactttatttaatttctaaatattttttacatttattttgcatattttaacccaacttcaattatataaaatatatttgtacagtCAATAGTCATAGGTACGCTTTACTTCTAGAATAGTTTCACACCGGATAGAACAAGGGAGTTACAGTTTAAATTCAATAGATGTATTAAATTACACCAAgtatctatttaattaaatttttatttattttaaacaaacaaaccaTGGTTATAGTAATCAAAGGTGAGATATTTATCAATAGAGTAATATAGACAGCTGGCTGGACAGTGATGTACTGATGTGGtatgatattttaatctttCAGTCAAGTGAATATTTTGACATAAATTCAATAAGCCAGAGAAactttgttttctaaaaattattttagcatattgaaaatgtaaattaatttttttaattacattttaaccgttttttattttattgtatctattaataagaaaaaattcaaTCACTTAAAGTAGAGTTTAATTATAGTTAAGaatatgaacttcaaaaaatacaaaatttgttttttttttttttcaaatgttttatttttaatatctatttattggattttataatttttaatatagttttataaaatagtaagatTTTGTATACTAGGTGTCAAAAATAGATGAAGTGAATTGTTGTGAAAGAGACATAGGTATCtaactatatttataccaaaaaaattaacaagattctgttaaatctataaaatatgcaaacaaaaaatggttttatttatcgAGGATAAGCCAAATCGTGAAGCAATCAACCaatcaattttgtattaaagaaaaaaacatgcaaatgttATATTCCTAGCCCTgcttatgaataaatatattaattaaaccttAAAATGTAAACAGTGGACGATGACTGGTGAGTAAATgaaagtaattttataacacctaaaataatttgtttcaagtaTCATTGGCCTACTCTGCCAGAACGGGCTGAGCAAGCCTAAGTGTAACAGCAACCAATTACAAAACCCCCGGGTGGTCAATCCATACCTGAATGCTACTTtgtaagataaataattgtagttgTGACTTGTGAGGTATCTGTTAAGTTGTTTGAGATGTATGATAACTAGAGGTCTCGATTACACGTGTAATGAACTACACGGGTACCCGTGTTTTTACACAAGACCGGGTTAAGGcccgtgtaataaaaatacccgTGTATACCAATGTATTTAGACACCCGTGTTTTTTTAATACCCGTGTATCTTAATACCCGTTTTATTAATACCCgtgtttttatacaaaaaacctCTAGAACAAGTAATTAAACGATATGAAGAAATTTCAGAATTTTGCAAACCCACCCTTGTTAGTTCGAATAATCAATTACATGTAATAAAAGAGCATCATGATGGACcactaattatacttatatatttacaactcaAATATAATTGAAGACCTCCCGTGGAGATCGGtgtatgttacaatattttcaaaaaacgttttattacattaattgatAAAACTCAGTGTAGCCAACATATCTCCGAAAATTGATTGCAATTGATTGCGTTTATGTATGTACGTTTGTTGAAATCGGCGTATGTTACATCTGATAACATAATCAGTATCTATTAACCACgcgtaaaaacttaaatattacacCTTATATATTTCACAcgtttttcgttttatattatcaataataaactattcaaatatgAAGAAAACACAAATAGTCTATATACAGTTTATTGTCTCTcctgaaaaatgtaatttttgtaacatACACCGATCTCCACGGGAGGTATTCAATTGTATTTCACTACTTTGCAGTTCTGACTTAACGATTTCTTCACTTTTTGAACTCAATATGACAGAaagcatatcatattatattgtggtcaCTACCTCCTAGTATATGTCATTATCACATTTGAATGTGTAATTTTTGTTactatacgaataataaattgataatgaaaattaggtataacaaataatatagaatttatttatttacttatattttcgtatgttataatatctaaatattttaaatttcgtgttttttcaaaaaaagttatatctcctaattattagtaataaaataacaataaacatgtataggtatatataaatatagatctATGTATATCagtgaattaattaattcaaataataatggtaataatattaaactaattaacaaGTAGTGTGTACTATAAAGTAACGCATAATATAGTGCAAAAATTaacaaagtaaaacaaaaaataactcacGATCTAGaaagctataataattgtttgttttggtAAAGAAAAATCAGCATGTTTACCGTCTCGGGCGCCAAACAATTTCTCTTAGCCGTCACTATGTTTCCAGCGGTGGAGAAACATCTTTCAGAACTTACAGATGTTGCAGGTATCCCTAAATATTTCCTCGCTAAAGCAACAATTAGTGGATATTTTGATGCACGTGTCTTCCTTCCGAATTTCTTCTCTTGCTTCAACCGTTTCATGTTCTAAGTCCTTGAACCTTGAGTCGAGAAAAGACGCTATTTGCCTAGCAGACACGACACTAGAATGACACCACAGTAATTTAAAACGATCCAAAAGTTCCCTTATTACAgtggttttaaaatgttctgATATTTCATCATCACTTATATTAGGCTTTAAATGCTTTTGTATAACTACGTTTAAAAGAGGCCTAACCATTGAACTGGAACAATATTTTTCCCCACAAAAAACAGTGGTCATAATTTGTAGAGGTCTAAGCAATTGTATTAACGTTTCTACATCTGTCCATTGGTGCTCTGTCACTTCAAATTTGTGTGCCATCGCTGCTGTAGTCATTGAACGATCAGccagaacattttaaattgggCACCTGTTTTTATANNNNNNNNNNNNNNNNNNNNNNNNNNNNNNNNNNNNNNNNNNNNNNNNNNNNNNNNNNNNNNNNNNNNNNNNNNNNNNNNNNNNNNNNNNNNNNNNNNNNNNNNNNNNNNNNNNNNNNNNNNNNNNNNNNNNNNNNNNNNNNNNNNNNNNNNNNNNNNNNNNNNNNNNNNNNNNNNNNNNNNNNNNNNNNNNNNNNNNNNNNNNNNNNNNNNNNNNNNNNNNNNNNNNNNNNNNNNNNNNNNNNNNNNNNNNNNNNNNNNNNNNNNNNNNNNNNNNNNNNNNNNNNNNNNNNNNNNNNNNNNNNNNNNNNNNNNNNNNNNNNNNNNNNNNNNNNNNNNNNNNNNNNNNNNNNNNNNNNNNNNNNNNNNNNNNNNNNNNNNNNNNNNNNNNNNNNNNNNNNNNNNNNNNNNNNNNNNNNNNNNNNNNNNNNNNNNNNNNNNNNNNNNNNNNNNNNNNNNNNNNNNNNNNNNNNNNNNNGTTtgattaaattttctattttatcatattttagggCATCTGTTGACAGGAAGTTGAAAACTATGTACGGCACATGTTAGATCATTCTTTTCTGTGATATTATCCAGTAAATCAACTGCATTCAACACATTCTTTGCATTATCAGTAACTACTGACATTATTTTTTGGCTGATATCCCATTTATTAAAAGTAGTTTCAAGTTGATTCGAAAGATTTGAAGCTGTATTTGACTAATTTGTGAGTGGTCAGGGTGTATGATTTTGGGCACCACTGGTCATCAATAAAATGTGCAGTAACTTTTATGTACGATTCTTGAGCTATTGATGGCCAACAGTCAGATATGCAACTTACACTCCTGGCATctcttaattcttttttttattatttcttcagCCGACGATTTTAATCCTTTGAGTCTCTGTTTGATAGCACCTTccttacaaattatataatttggttcAACTATActcataaattgtttaaatccgGAACTAGAACAAAAGGATAAGGGTATTTGATTCATGGCGATCATTTTAGCTAACGCCTGATGGATTTCTTCTGTTCTTTTAGAAGAACGAATTCGATTTCTTTCAATGTTCTTATCAATATAAGTTCTACGTCGTTTTCGAGGCTGTGGTTCACGAAATTCCGATGATGAGGATGAACAttctgtatttaaattatttgaggaTGACAATGAACATTGTGTTAAATTAACAACTGTATTACACTCTTCATCTTCATGACAATTATCATCACTaggaaataaattaaagaatgacaataattacaattacttGAATGAATTTTATAGGCATAGAAGTTGGATGATaagattaatacattatatatagtgtataatatatattattattatttataatttaatatattaatatgtattaactattaattattattattgttgtttacgttattctaattattattattaggactGGTCCAATGTGTGTGGTGTGaaaaaagtattaactatattatatcatatatgttcataaaactaaatattaaaaaatatttagttttaaatgataGTCATAATTGGaaataaagcaaaatatttgaacatataTAGTGGGTTGAACCCGCAACTTCGAGTAATCAACTTCTGAATTTCACCACTACGCTGCAACGTCACTTGATTCtcaagaataaaattaagatattaaagattaaaatcaacaaaaattaatattgaactatTCTAGCTATCGTTTCAGTGTCAAAAATGTAACAGAAAACAAGACAATATATGGAATTTTATcttaattatcttatattttcccCCGATGCTAAATGTTTAAGACGTCGTTTTGCTccgaaactaatttattaatcgataacattgtcgataaagctgagggACTCGACTCACGGCTCGCgtcagatatcataataattggtgttataatacgtgaaaataatacattacaaaatgTTGGCAACGTGAATGtggcaacatcgcataaaatattctatactcAATCGTTTTATGCTTAATCGTGCTTCACTACATTAATTagcttttcaaatttttaatcttgttcattttttatttgaattattacaaGTGAATTACTTACCTTGGATTTTGAGAGCTTCGACTCATATTGTGTATCTGTTTTAAATGTCTTCCAAATGATCCCGTTGATGCACCAGCACAACATAACACTTTGTTTGAATTATCTTCACATAAGTCACAAAAAGCTTTATCGCCTTGACGTTTGCCGTATTGCCATACCCAACTTTTGGACCGGTAACtcatttttcaaagaaaaaatatttattttgtataaaaatgtcaatactaCACTTCACGTACAAATAGTGAACACAGACAAAATAAGAAAtggaacaattttaaaatcaacaaaaatgtttggatACTTCATAGTACATACGTAAACGTAATGCAATAAAATTGGAGATAAGATAGCTTTTATATTGTTCATGATCTAATCTTAAAACcagtttcaataataaatattattatacttatagtttatgtttatacttaaataaaattatacgataAGCCAAGGCATCTTactaatttttaagaaaaacttttaggtattcataacatatttaaataataggtaggtaagcaATCGAGggctatacaattatttgaacacACATAACGtaacataaagtatttttaaattctgaattaatatgcaatatacacgGGTATTATACACGGATATACACGGGTATTAAAAACACgtgctttaatataattttttctcccCCACGCTCATAGTGCCActggtcatgatattattgatatacttatcgcttataaagaccagaagttacaagtaataaattcgatacctaagatatggtgataaatgattatcagtgtacctacttccgacaataacttttattgttatacatactacatacatattataaataattggatTATTGGACTATCGCGTCTTGTCGCATGCAATCCCCACTACATACCGTCCTTCAAGGCGCCTAGTNNNNNNNNNNNNNNNNNNNNNNNNNNNNNNNNNNNNNNNNNNNNNNNNNNNNNNNNNNNNNNNNNNNNNNNNNNNNNNNNNNNNNNNNNNNNNNNNNNNNATCATGTCCATAGCTTgctgatgtgtgtgtgtgggtgtgggtGTGGGTGTGGGTGGtctattgttgttgtttttcggTTGTTGGGCAGGGGATGATTCGACCAGTTGGTGTTCACTTAGTCCGGCGTCAGGTATCTGACCTGTCGGCGTGTTACTTCTGGTCGACCTAGTGGGGTCCATAGGCGGAAATCGGACTTCGTTGGCCTGTATTCCCAGGTCCGCGAAGTGTTGTGTTAGCCGGATTTCAAGATCACCCTTCGCGCCCGTATCCGGCAACTCGCGCTGCCTGCACTCGTAGCGCAATTCCGCGGCGGTCAATTCATTCATATATTTTCCCGACATGACGTCCGGTTGTTTTTCCGGTGTCGTTTacgagaaaatataaaatgtggctGTTGTCGGCGGAACGGATATCACGTTCCTTCGATCAGCTGTGTTGACCGTTTATCGGTGTTTGTTTGCGTACAGAAAGTAGGTCAGTgggttgttgttgttattgttatgcgATTGCCGGGCGCTCACGGTAACCGGTTTTCGCAGAGTGTTGTCAcgggtgtgcgtgtgtgtgttatCCGGCCCACTATTGTGATTAAGATAGTCGGCGGCTTTCCGATTACGTGGTATTTTTGTCCcgggtaataactaataacgtgTCGACGTTGGCGGGTGGTGGTGCTGGGCGGTGGTGGTGTATCCTCGCGCTCTTGCgttcctacctacctacgtcgtGTGCGTTTGCACTTTGGAACGTCGCGCGCGGTGTAGTCGGTGCGTCCGTAAATCGGGCGGCGCGGCAGGTCGTTACGTccttatgtaatatgtattacgtAACGCCGGTTTTTCCGTTGCTGCCTGCCAAACCACGTTTTTGTCGGAGACTTTTCCCAACGCGCAACGGGGGTTATGTGAGGGGGGGTAGTATGGGGTAAGACAGTTTTCACTTACCGGTGATTCCTGTTCGGGGAGCCAGTTGTCGCGGACCTGTGGGGTGCCGCGTGGATGAGGAGTCTGAGGTGAGATAACCAAAGTAATGTTAGCACcaaaaagaaagaaaagaaaACACAATTTTGGTGATGTAAACGACACAGGGTCGGTGTTTTATTCAACGTACGAATGGCACCGACACGGTGAATAGTGAGAACACggtaaaaagaaaataacagCTTTCCGTATTATATGTTTGTACGCTACACTTCGCGGGGCCGTCGGTTGTCCGTACGTGTGTACCCGGCGAGGTATCGAAAACAAGTTGCTCGTTTTATCCGGTTCGCCGAACGGCCGGCCGACGGTTCCTCGCGCGGGTGTCGCGCGCtggcgtcgtccgtcgtcgattggcGGTTTG from the Acyrthosiphon pisum isolate AL4f chromosome X, pea_aphid_22Mar2018_4r6ur, whole genome shotgun sequence genome contains:
- the LOC100575357 gene encoding uncharacterized protein LOC100575357, which codes for MNNDKITNKVIEWLQEDEDTNISDLNSETDTESEHSNHDTESEQSGNSDSDNTHTPASNNLLYTPCYVGKDGTKWLMHKPQTTKTARQNIITKLPGVKGAAKNSKTILDCWKIFFPDNIIIYIVECTNQQLNLIRSNYTRGERDCPPTNFEEILAFFGLLYLAGVKKAQHLNTDELWSTDGTAPEFFSATMSKRRFHTLVQAIRFDDRNSRLERKKTDNLAPIRYIFDQFLKSCIESYTISEYATIDEMLEAFRGRCKFRQYIANKPAKYGIKIYALVDARTFYTSNMEIYAGKQPPGPFQKDNSAACVVKRLIEPIDKSGRNITMDNYFTSVPLANELYANHRLTIVGTLRKNKREIPPEFTNIKSRPLQSTMFAYGQHTNNSLLCSYVPKKNKNVLMLSTMHRDDYIDPDSGDLKKPEVITFYNLTKGGVDVVDRLKTEYSVTRISNRWPFTIFCSLLNIGAINSQIIYKTNTNDIFTRRQFLTDLCKILTKPHLLKRATIPSLGLSIRQKIQNITGFQAAPKENTPQGKPRCTYCPIRKNRFTQHQCSICSKPICKEHTASTN
- the LOC103308179 gene encoding zinc finger BED domain-containing protein 1-like, whose amino-acid sequence is MAHKFEVTEHQWTDVETLIQLLRPLQIMTTVFCGEKYCSSSMVRPLLNVVIQKHLKPNISDDEISEHFKTTVIRELLDRFKLLWCHSSVVSARQIASFLDSRFKDLEHETVEAREEIRKEDTCIKISTNCCFSEEIFRDTCNICKF